In 'Nostoc azollae' 0708, the following are encoded in one genomic region:
- a CDS encoding GNAT family N-acetyltransferase: MKNSQIHFSERHAEIDLYQLQNLFNIAAFWAKGRSVEDLSIAIANSEPVVSVWDREHLIGFARANSDGIYRATIWDVVIHPEYQGNGLGIKLVETVLSHPRMQVERVYLMTTYQHAFYKKIGFQTNSTTTMVLYNQSHLDSLSCGDVQLQESLGA, from the coding sequence ATGAAAAATTCTCAAATTCATTTTAGCGAACGCCATGCAGAAATTGATCTTTACCAACTCCAGAACCTATTTAATATCGCCGCTTTCTGGGCGAAGGGACGTAGTGTTGAGGATTTAAGCATAGCTATTGCTAATAGTGAACCAGTGGTTTCTGTTTGGGATAGAGAGCATTTAATTGGCTTTGCTAGAGCTAATTCTGATGGTATTTATCGCGCCACAATTTGGGATGTAGTCATTCATCCAGAGTATCAAGGTAATGGACTGGGAATTAAATTAGTAGAAACCGTTTTGAGTCATCCACGAATGCAGGTAGAGCGAGTTTACCTGATGACTACTTACCAACATGCATTTTACAAAAAGATAGGTTTTCAAACTAATAGTACAACTACAATGGTGCTATACAATCAATCTCATCTAGATTCTCTTTCATGTGGTGATGTTCAGCTTCAGGAATCGCTAGGGGCATAG